The Bosea sp. AS-1 region GCAATATGTTCGGTCGCTTCGATCTCGCCGATTGCCGGCAAGCCGCCGACTCCAGCCGGGTTCGGCGAGAACCAGGTTCCCGACGCGTCGATGACGGCGTCAACAGCCAAACTCGTAAGCGTATCGCCGTCGCGATAACGCACCAGCAGCGGCGCTGCCTCGCGGCCATCCGTCTTGACCTTGTCGTATCCCGCCCGGGAGACCGAGATCACCTCGGCATTGAGCTTGATCCGATCCCGCAGTCGTTCGGCTAGAGGGCCGACGTACTGCGAAATCAGGTCACCGCCCGTCGGGTAACGATCCAGATCGGGGTGCGTCCAACCCGACGCCTCGAGGAGACGCTCAGCCGCCTTGTCGATGTTGAAGGCCCAGGGTGAGAACATCGGAACATGAGCCCATTGCCGGATGGCATGTCCGGCCGCCGGACCGCGCTCCAAAACGATCGGGACGAGGCCGCGTTCCAGGGCATGGGCTGCCGCGGCGAGGCCCACAGGGCCGGCTCCGATGATAGCGACCGTCCTCACTGCCATCTTCCTCTCCTGCTGTCATTCTAGAAATATTGAAATAGAAGGCCTGACAACTCACGCAGCGCTCTGGTTAGAGCCGCACTGGCTGTCGACGCAGCATTCGGCGACGAGAAACTCGACGAGGGCATTCATCCGGTCGTAGTTGGCGCGGCAGATGAGGCTGGTGCCGTCGCGCTCCTGACTGACCAAGCCGACGATGACGAGCGCTTTCACGTGATGGGAAAGCGTTGAGGCCGCGACCTCAAGTCGTTGTTGGCACTGTCCGACGGATAGCCCCTCGTGCCCGGCTCTTACGAGAAGACGGTAGAGCGAAAGCCGCGTCGGATTGCCGAGGGCTTCAAGTTGAGCGGCTGCGTTCTGGGTTGTGAGCATGAGGGGAGTTTGGCGCGAGCGTTGCGTCGAGTCAATTCGTATTTCTAGAAATATAGAAATATATGATGCGGGGCGGTAGAGGCTGGTGGACGGCCACTGACACACAAAGTGAAATGGCTGTCGCAAATTGCGCGGGCATTGATTCGACAGAGCAGGTTCAGGGCAAACCTCAGCATTCCAACTGGTCCTGCACGCGCTGCCCTCGGCTCCGTGCAGCTAGTCACGCGATCTGCCTTTCAGGATCGGCGCCATCGATCGATTGTCCGGAAGTGGAATTGGGCGGGCGGCCCAAGATCTGATCCTTTGTGGGGAAAGTGATTGTTACGCATAAGCCGCCGTTCGCGCGGTTCGTCAA contains the following coding sequences:
- a CDS encoding metalloregulator ArsR/SmtB family transcription factor, which codes for MLTTQNAAAQLEALGNPTRLSLYRLLVRAGHEGLSVGQCQQRLEVAASTLSHHVKALVIVGLVSQERDGTSLICRANYDRMNALVEFLVAECCVDSQCGSNQSAA